Within the Candidatus Thermoplasmatota archaeon genome, the region TTAATCATGGTGTATAAAAATGAGAAACAACCTCGTTGAAAAACTTGCTAACAAAAAAACGTTCACCATAGAAGATGCACAAAAAACAAGTTCTATCAACAAAGCAGTCCTCAGAGTAATTCTCTCCCGGCTTCAGAAACAAGGATACATCGAACGCATAGAAAAAGGAAAATACATGATCATCCCGCTTGGAGCCAAAAAAGGAGCCTACACCCTAGATGAATTTGTCATCGGTTCCCTACTGGTTACTCCCAGTATTGTTGCCTATTGGTCAGCATTACACTATCACGGACTTACTGAACAAATCCCACGTACCGTCTTCCTTCAAACAACCGCCCGAAAGAAAAAACAAGAGATCATCATCTTTGGCGTCACCTACAAAATCGTACGAA harbors:
- a CDS encoding type IV toxin-antitoxin system AbiEi family antitoxin, yielding MRNNLVEKLANKKTFTIEDAQKTSSINKAVLRVILSRLQKQGYIERIEKGKYMIIPLGAKKGAYTLDEFVIGSLLVTPSIVAYWSALHYHGLTEQIPRTVFLQTTARKKKQEIIIFGVTYKIVRIKKEKIFGTEYAWFEDKKITITDKEKTIIDCLDKPHYSGGIIEVAKALKTQDYDTQKLSVYVQQLKNTAVLRRLGYLCDTLHISIPLPTIQTRNYVMLDPTQPKTTTTHKKWRLIINEDIEVLE